Proteins encoded within one genomic window of Drosophila willistoni isolate 14030-0811.24 chromosome XL unlocalized genomic scaffold, UCI_dwil_1.1 Seg141, whole genome shotgun sequence:
- the LOC6649358 gene encoding uncharacterized protein LOC6649358 isoform X2 — protein sequence MPGLVVFRRRWSVGSDDLVVPGAFLLTIHFVCFVLVSVSLIVFEYNTRILSIKLLFYHLIGYWLILFFSICVEIGICVISMRGSILDAEARTSINIWIYLKSLVILFDIGWLVAGSVWLSHYYIDAPIDEAKKVYIAIIICNWALVLITLITIWCTFDAAGRSWVKMKKYQRSMRETESRFNYKRSNSMNRNWRQRKVMRAYQDSWDHRCRLLFCCMGSSERNRNSFTDIARLLSDFFRELDVVPSDVVAGLVLLRKFQRLEREAIVRQRKNGTYEFLSGVPITERTQFLALNDAKNYDFFQTVIHYMYFAQGAYGWPMYVIINRSKMWHLVPELKCFGCCCGSGDDTEVIQDNCCYCNYAALKKTLQLGDIDIVYATYHVDVGETPFFVAIDYTQKAIVISIRGTLSMKDILTDLNAEGEVLPLQPPRDDWLGHKGMVQAAIYIRNKLQEENLIERALQRNVERQTQTFDLVLVGHSLGAGTAAILAILLKPEHPTLQCFSYSPPGGLLSMPAVEYSKSFITSVVLGKDVVPRIGLNQMEALRADLINAIQRSVDPKWKTISCSVICCGCGPEPTSVVNMSGQDTHINQYQEERGTARSTSAHPTDSSIALTLHQPLYPPGRIIHIVRHHPKPDENVLKNREPVYQAIWADSTDFDEVLISPVMLQDHMPDKVLAALKKVVSCRDRTVKACTATTNRKCNDYNTIATTTTTTTTTTLTTTQNTDTSGPRKPQRQTSNAFSTTSNEPQEPERSRGGSFLVPDERAHQSLQQQQSSYTNLSNCILLTPTAQHKVCLETSFTNGSTTTEQHRMCINQGSGGAGGGGGSKTSSLAGGRSQAPTPYDISSALDDSITTTVTVAMRQSPSIMSETETAATMIYQQNQYDQQLEEEELTNEESMVEKVIVPRFKAVAFDMALTPPPPPDLMLPLFRQHSERKPRSLPLTQMQVALRRASDAAGVDLVHDDWYGLAPLASPETLSEISSVSSRTSVPISLANSIERFLQNMGGAGGAAGAPKVPLEDIFESQLHTPKVMRRAPKFSENLASCADDSRNLDQYKRLGRVFVTFPRIFPDHQQQQHHQRLHQHHNSSLDSSDDSFESASAHSLQRLQLPGGVGGAAAGISSKSADQLDDQHQNLAPLPAKKLTFSDSDILADDPSQLCTTSAASMAPAAATALGSTDTSFYSANSSLEKFATPRQQPAPLNLNGGHRLDEILMRPGVLESHFPLISGAGGVGVGVGVVSNGSMETPPPAIIAPASPSPLNGSGKRPDVVGGRVRKRLSSEEFVFPRGSGSEDLAMPMSILVQIGELEQNNHNSSPSPSVGRRRKGCCVYPAGNSIRLDAAAAAAAAGATSSSSAGSVCSPLSISKFTRTRVAAGNGSGTGSGNAGKTSASANNNESNV from the exons ATGCCTGGACTTGTGGTCTTCAGACGTCGCTGGTCTGTGGGCTCCGATGATCTTGTGGTTCCAGGGGCATTCCtcttgacgatacattttgTATG tTTTGTGCTTGTTAGCGTCTCGTTGATTGTATTTGAATATAATACACGAATATTAagtataaaattattattctaTCATCTTATAGGCTATTGGTTAATACTATTTT TTTCAATATGCGTAGAAATAGGAATTTGTGTGATTTCGATGCGCGGCAGCATATTGGATGCCGAAGCTCGCACATCGATCAATATATGGATATACCTTAAGAGTT TGGTGATATTATTTGATATTGGTTGGTTAGTGGCTGGTTCGGTATGGTTATCCCATTACTATATCGATGCCCCCATCGATGAGGccaaaaaagtatatatag CCATCATCATATGCAATTGGGCTCTGGTTCTAATAACATTGATAACCATATGGTGCACCTTCGATGCCGCCGGTCGCTCCTGGgtgaaaatgaagaaatatCAGCGTTCCATGCGTGAGACTGAATCGCGTTTCAATTATAAACGCAGCAATAGCATGAATCGCAATTGGCGGCAAAG AAAAGTAATGCGCGCCTATCAAGACAGCTGGGATCATCGCTGTCGGTTGCTATTCTGTTGCATGGGCTCATCGGAACGTAATCGTAACTCATTTACGGATATAGCACGTCTATTGAGCGATTTCTTTCGTGAATTGGATGTGGTGCCATCGGATGTGGTGGCTGGTCTTGTCCTATTGCGTAAATTTCAACGATTGGAACGGGAGGCGATTGTGCGGCAACGCAAGAATGGGACATATGAGTTCCTTAGCGGTGTACCCATAACAGAGCGTACACAGTTCCTAGCACTGAATGATGCCAAAAACTATGATTTCTTTCAAACAGTCATCcattatatgtattttgcCCAGGGCGCCTACGGCTGGCCCATGTATGTGATAATCAATCGCAGCAAAATGTGGCATTTGGTGCCCGAATTGAA ATGTTTTGGCTGCTGTTGTGGCAGCGGTGATGATACGGAAGTGATTCAAGATAATTGCTGCTATTGCAATTATGCGGCATTAAAGAAAACTCTCCAGCTGGGCGACATTGATATCGTCTATGCCACATATCATGTGGATGTTGGTGAGACGCCGTTCTTTGTGGCCATTGATTATACACAAAAGGCCATTGTGATTAGTATACGTGGCACACTGAGCATGAAGGACATACTAACCGATCTGAATGCTGAGGGTGAAGTGTTGCCATTGCAGCCGCCACGCGATGATTGGCTTGGCCATAAGGGTATGGTGCAAGCAGCCATCTATATACGCAATAAATTGCAAGAGGAGAATCTCATTGAGCGAGCATTGCAACGGAATGTGGAGAGGCAAACGCAAACGTTTGATTTGGTCCTAGTGGGTCATTCTCTAGGCGCTGGCACAGCGGCCATTTTGGCCATACTTCTTAAGCCGGAGCATCCAACGTTACAATGTTTTAGTTATTCACCACCAGGAGGACTATTAAG CATGCCAGCGGTAGAGTATTCCAAATCGTTTATTACATCTGTGGTCCTTGGCAAGGATGTGGTGCCACGCATTGGCTTGAATCAAATGGAGGCATTGCGTGCCGATCTTATCAATGCCATACAGCGTAGTGTCGATCCCAAA TGGAAAACAATTTCCTGTTCGGTCATCTGCTGTGGCTGTGGTCCAGAGCCCACCTCAGTGGTCAATATGTCCGGTCAGGATACCCACATTAATCAGTATCAAGAG GAGCGCGGCACAGCCCGTTCGACTAGTGCCCATCCCACGGATAGCTCAATAGCTTTAACATTGCATCAGCCCTTATATCCGCCCGGACGCATTATACATATAGTGCGTCATCATCCCAAGCCAGATGA AAATGTTCTCAAAAATCGTGAACCGGTCTATCAGGCAATATGGGCCGATTCCACCGATTTCGATGAAGTACTCATATCGCCTGTGATGCTACAGGATCATATGCCCGATAAGGTTCTTGCTGCACTCAAGAAG GTCGTGTCTTGTAGAGATCGAACGGTAAAGGCATGTACAGCAACTACTAATCGTAAATGTAATGATTACAACACAATagctactactactactactacaacaacaacaactctaacaacaacacaaaatacAGATACCAG TGGTCCACGTAAGCCCCAAAGGCAAACCTCCAATGCCTTCTCAACCACATCCAATGAACCACAGGAGCCAGAACGTTCAAGAGGCGGCAGTTTTTTAGTGCCAGATGAACGTGCTCATCAATCcttgcagcagcaacaaagtTCCTATACGAATCTAAGCAATTGCATCCTGTTGACGCCGACAGCACAGCATAAGGTCTGTCTGGAGACATCCTTTACGAATGGTTCGACAACCACCGAACAACATAGAATGTGCATTAACCAGGGCAGTGGCGGTGccggtggcggtggcggtaGTAAAACCTCCTCATTGGCTGGAGGACGCAGTCAAGCACCGACACCATATGACATATCAAGTGCTCTGGACGATAGCATCACTACCACTGTTACAGTCGCCATGCGTCAGAGTCCATCCATAATGAGTGAAACGGAAACGGCAGCCACCATGATATACCAGCAGAATCAGTATGATCAGCAGCTGGAAGAGGAGGAGCTAACTAATGAAGAGAGCATGGTGGAGAAGGTGATAGTACCTCGCTTTAAGGCGGTGGCCTTTGACATGGCATTAACTCCACCACCGCCGCCTGATCTGATGTTGCCTCTCTTCCGACAGCATTCGGAGCGTAAGCCACGTTCTTTGCCTCTCACCCAGATGCAGGTGGCATTGCGTAGAGCATCGGATGCAGCTGGTGTGGATTTGGTGCATGATGATTGGTATGGCCTGGCGCCATTGGCAAGCCCCGAGACTTTATCCGAAATCTCTAGTGTTTCCTCGCGCACAAGTGTCCCCATCAGTCTGGCCAATAGCATTGAAAGATTTCTACAAAATATGGGCGGTGCCGGCGGAGCAGCAGGTGCCCCCAAAGTGCCATTAGAGGATATTTTCGAATCGCAACTGCACACACCCAAGGTGATGAGACGTGCACCGAAATTTAGTGAAAATCTTGCCAGCTGCGCCGATGATAGCCGCAATCTGGATCAGTATAAGCGTCTGGGACGAGTCTTTGTGACATTTCCACGCATTTTTCCcgatcatcagcagcagcaacatcatcagcgTCTGCATCAGCATCACAATAGTAGTCTCGACTCGAGTGATGATAGCTTTGAGTCCGCATCCGCCCATAGCCTGCAAAGGCTACAGCTTCCTGGTGGCGTTGGTGGTGCTGCCGCCGGCATAAGCTCCAAGTCAGCCGATCAGCTTGATGATCAGCATCAAAATTTAGCTCCACTACCGGCCAAAAAGTTAACCTTCAGTGATAGTGACATCTTGGCTGATGATCCCAGTCAATTGTGTACGACGTCAGCTGCCTCCATGGCTCCTGCTGCCGCCACTGCCTTGGGCTCCACTGATACCAGTTTCTATAGCGCAAATTCATCGCTAGAAAAATTTGCCACACCCAGACAACAGCCAGCACCTCTAAATCTGAATGGTGGCCATCGTTTGGATGAAATTCTCATGCGTCCGGGCGTTCTTGAATCACATTTTCCTCTAATAAGTGGAGCCGgaggagttggagttggagtcgGTGTTGTCAGCAATGGGAGCATGGAGACACCACCACCAGCCATAATAGCTCCAGCTTCGCCATCGCCGCTTAATGGCAGTGGCAAGCGACCCGATGTGGTTGGTGGCCGAGTCCGTAAGCGTCTATCATCCGAAGAGTTTGTCTTTCCGCGAGGATCGGGCAGTGAGGATCTTGCCATGCCCATGTCCATATTAGTACAAATCGGTGAACTAGAACAAAATAATCATAAttcatcgccatcgccatcggTTGGACGCAGACGCAAAGGTTGCTGTGTCTATCCGGCTGGAAATAGTATACGTCTAGAtgccgctgctgccgccgccgcagcAGGAGCcacttcatcatcatcagcaggaTCTGTTTGCTCTCCCTTGTCCATTAGTAAATTCACCCGCACACGAGTGGCAGCCGGCAATGGCAGTGGCACAGGCAGCGGAAATGCTGGCAAAACTTCCGCATCCGCCAATAATAACGAAAGTAATGTTTGA
- the LOC6649358 gene encoding uncharacterized protein LOC6649358 isoform X1 — protein sequence MPGLVVFRRRWSVGSDDLVVPGAFLLTIHFVCFVLVSVSLIVFEYNTRILSIKLLFYHLIGYWLILFFSICVEIGICVISMRGSILDAEARTSINIWIYLKSLVILFDIGWLVAGSVWLSHYYIDAPIDEAKKVYIAIIICNWALVLITLITIWCTFDAAGRSWVKMKKYQRSMRETESRFNYKRSNSMNRNWRQRKVMRAYQDSWDHRCRLLFCCMGSSERNRNSFTDIARLLSDFFRELDVVPSDVVAGLVLLRKFQRLEREAIVRQRKNGTYEFLSGVPITERTQFLALNDAKNYDFFQTVIHYMYFAQGAYGWPMYVIINRSKMWHLVPELKCFGCCCGSGDDTEVIQDNCCYCNYAALKKTLQLGDIDIVYATYHVDVGETPFFVAIDYTQKAIVISIRGTLSMKDILTDLNAEGEVLPLQPPRDDWLGHKGMVQAAIYIRNKLQEENLIERALQRNVERQTQTFDLVLVGHSLGAGTAAILAILLKPEHPTLQCFSYSPPGGLLSMPAVEYSKSFITSVVLGKDVVPRIGLNQMEALRADLINAIQRSVDPKWKTISCSVICCGCGPEPTSVVNMSGQDTHINQYQEERGTARSTSAHPTDSSIALTLHQPLYPPGRIIHIVRHHPKPDEQKYDSGWRNVLKNREPVYQAIWADSTDFDEVLISPVMLQDHMPDKVLAALKKVVSCRDRTVKACTATTNRKCNDYNTIATTTTTTTTTTLTTTQNTDTSGPRKPQRQTSNAFSTTSNEPQEPERSRGGSFLVPDERAHQSLQQQQSSYTNLSNCILLTPTAQHKVCLETSFTNGSTTTEQHRMCINQGSGGAGGGGGSKTSSLAGGRSQAPTPYDISSALDDSITTTVTVAMRQSPSIMSETETAATMIYQQNQYDQQLEEEELTNEESMVEKVIVPRFKAVAFDMALTPPPPPDLMLPLFRQHSERKPRSLPLTQMQVALRRASDAAGVDLVHDDWYGLAPLASPETLSEISSVSSRTSVPISLANSIERFLQNMGGAGGAAGAPKVPLEDIFESQLHTPKVMRRAPKFSENLASCADDSRNLDQYKRLGRVFVTFPRIFPDHQQQQHHQRLHQHHNSSLDSSDDSFESASAHSLQRLQLPGGVGGAAAGISSKSADQLDDQHQNLAPLPAKKLTFSDSDILADDPSQLCTTSAASMAPAAATALGSTDTSFYSANSSLEKFATPRQQPAPLNLNGGHRLDEILMRPGVLESHFPLISGAGGVGVGVGVVSNGSMETPPPAIIAPASPSPLNGSGKRPDVVGGRVRKRLSSEEFVFPRGSGSEDLAMPMSILVQIGELEQNNHNSSPSPSVGRRRKGCCVYPAGNSIRLDAAAAAAAAGATSSSSAGSVCSPLSISKFTRTRVAAGNGSGTGSGNAGKTSASANNNESNV from the exons ATGCCTGGACTTGTGGTCTTCAGACGTCGCTGGTCTGTGGGCTCCGATGATCTTGTGGTTCCAGGGGCATTCCtcttgacgatacattttgTATG tTTTGTGCTTGTTAGCGTCTCGTTGATTGTATTTGAATATAATACACGAATATTAagtataaaattattattctaTCATCTTATAGGCTATTGGTTAATACTATTTT TTTCAATATGCGTAGAAATAGGAATTTGTGTGATTTCGATGCGCGGCAGCATATTGGATGCCGAAGCTCGCACATCGATCAATATATGGATATACCTTAAGAGTT TGGTGATATTATTTGATATTGGTTGGTTAGTGGCTGGTTCGGTATGGTTATCCCATTACTATATCGATGCCCCCATCGATGAGGccaaaaaagtatatatag CCATCATCATATGCAATTGGGCTCTGGTTCTAATAACATTGATAACCATATGGTGCACCTTCGATGCCGCCGGTCGCTCCTGGgtgaaaatgaagaaatatCAGCGTTCCATGCGTGAGACTGAATCGCGTTTCAATTATAAACGCAGCAATAGCATGAATCGCAATTGGCGGCAAAG AAAAGTAATGCGCGCCTATCAAGACAGCTGGGATCATCGCTGTCGGTTGCTATTCTGTTGCATGGGCTCATCGGAACGTAATCGTAACTCATTTACGGATATAGCACGTCTATTGAGCGATTTCTTTCGTGAATTGGATGTGGTGCCATCGGATGTGGTGGCTGGTCTTGTCCTATTGCGTAAATTTCAACGATTGGAACGGGAGGCGATTGTGCGGCAACGCAAGAATGGGACATATGAGTTCCTTAGCGGTGTACCCATAACAGAGCGTACACAGTTCCTAGCACTGAATGATGCCAAAAACTATGATTTCTTTCAAACAGTCATCcattatatgtattttgcCCAGGGCGCCTACGGCTGGCCCATGTATGTGATAATCAATCGCAGCAAAATGTGGCATTTGGTGCCCGAATTGAA ATGTTTTGGCTGCTGTTGTGGCAGCGGTGATGATACGGAAGTGATTCAAGATAATTGCTGCTATTGCAATTATGCGGCATTAAAGAAAACTCTCCAGCTGGGCGACATTGATATCGTCTATGCCACATATCATGTGGATGTTGGTGAGACGCCGTTCTTTGTGGCCATTGATTATACACAAAAGGCCATTGTGATTAGTATACGTGGCACACTGAGCATGAAGGACATACTAACCGATCTGAATGCTGAGGGTGAAGTGTTGCCATTGCAGCCGCCACGCGATGATTGGCTTGGCCATAAGGGTATGGTGCAAGCAGCCATCTATATACGCAATAAATTGCAAGAGGAGAATCTCATTGAGCGAGCATTGCAACGGAATGTGGAGAGGCAAACGCAAACGTTTGATTTGGTCCTAGTGGGTCATTCTCTAGGCGCTGGCACAGCGGCCATTTTGGCCATACTTCTTAAGCCGGAGCATCCAACGTTACAATGTTTTAGTTATTCACCACCAGGAGGACTATTAAG CATGCCAGCGGTAGAGTATTCCAAATCGTTTATTACATCTGTGGTCCTTGGCAAGGATGTGGTGCCACGCATTGGCTTGAATCAAATGGAGGCATTGCGTGCCGATCTTATCAATGCCATACAGCGTAGTGTCGATCCCAAA TGGAAAACAATTTCCTGTTCGGTCATCTGCTGTGGCTGTGGTCCAGAGCCCACCTCAGTGGTCAATATGTCCGGTCAGGATACCCACATTAATCAGTATCAAGAG GAGCGCGGCACAGCCCGTTCGACTAGTGCCCATCCCACGGATAGCTCAATAGCTTTAACATTGCATCAGCCCTTATATCCGCCCGGACGCATTATACATATAGTGCGTCATCATCCCAAGCCAGATGA GCAAAAATACGACAGTGGTTGGAG AAATGTTCTCAAAAATCGTGAACCGGTCTATCAGGCAATATGGGCCGATTCCACCGATTTCGATGAAGTACTCATATCGCCTGTGATGCTACAGGATCATATGCCCGATAAGGTTCTTGCTGCACTCAAGAAG GTCGTGTCTTGTAGAGATCGAACGGTAAAGGCATGTACAGCAACTACTAATCGTAAATGTAATGATTACAACACAATagctactactactactactacaacaacaacaactctaacaacaacacaaaatacAGATACCAG TGGTCCACGTAAGCCCCAAAGGCAAACCTCCAATGCCTTCTCAACCACATCCAATGAACCACAGGAGCCAGAACGTTCAAGAGGCGGCAGTTTTTTAGTGCCAGATGAACGTGCTCATCAATCcttgcagcagcaacaaagtTCCTATACGAATCTAAGCAATTGCATCCTGTTGACGCCGACAGCACAGCATAAGGTCTGTCTGGAGACATCCTTTACGAATGGTTCGACAACCACCGAACAACATAGAATGTGCATTAACCAGGGCAGTGGCGGTGccggtggcggtggcggtaGTAAAACCTCCTCATTGGCTGGAGGACGCAGTCAAGCACCGACACCATATGACATATCAAGTGCTCTGGACGATAGCATCACTACCACTGTTACAGTCGCCATGCGTCAGAGTCCATCCATAATGAGTGAAACGGAAACGGCAGCCACCATGATATACCAGCAGAATCAGTATGATCAGCAGCTGGAAGAGGAGGAGCTAACTAATGAAGAGAGCATGGTGGAGAAGGTGATAGTACCTCGCTTTAAGGCGGTGGCCTTTGACATGGCATTAACTCCACCACCGCCGCCTGATCTGATGTTGCCTCTCTTCCGACAGCATTCGGAGCGTAAGCCACGTTCTTTGCCTCTCACCCAGATGCAGGTGGCATTGCGTAGAGCATCGGATGCAGCTGGTGTGGATTTGGTGCATGATGATTGGTATGGCCTGGCGCCATTGGCAAGCCCCGAGACTTTATCCGAAATCTCTAGTGTTTCCTCGCGCACAAGTGTCCCCATCAGTCTGGCCAATAGCATTGAAAGATTTCTACAAAATATGGGCGGTGCCGGCGGAGCAGCAGGTGCCCCCAAAGTGCCATTAGAGGATATTTTCGAATCGCAACTGCACACACCCAAGGTGATGAGACGTGCACCGAAATTTAGTGAAAATCTTGCCAGCTGCGCCGATGATAGCCGCAATCTGGATCAGTATAAGCGTCTGGGACGAGTCTTTGTGACATTTCCACGCATTTTTCCcgatcatcagcagcagcaacatcatcagcgTCTGCATCAGCATCACAATAGTAGTCTCGACTCGAGTGATGATAGCTTTGAGTCCGCATCCGCCCATAGCCTGCAAAGGCTACAGCTTCCTGGTGGCGTTGGTGGTGCTGCCGCCGGCATAAGCTCCAAGTCAGCCGATCAGCTTGATGATCAGCATCAAAATTTAGCTCCACTACCGGCCAAAAAGTTAACCTTCAGTGATAGTGACATCTTGGCTGATGATCCCAGTCAATTGTGTACGACGTCAGCTGCCTCCATGGCTCCTGCTGCCGCCACTGCCTTGGGCTCCACTGATACCAGTTTCTATAGCGCAAATTCATCGCTAGAAAAATTTGCCACACCCAGACAACAGCCAGCACCTCTAAATCTGAATGGTGGCCATCGTTTGGATGAAATTCTCATGCGTCCGGGCGTTCTTGAATCACATTTTCCTCTAATAAGTGGAGCCGgaggagttggagttggagtcgGTGTTGTCAGCAATGGGAGCATGGAGACACCACCACCAGCCATAATAGCTCCAGCTTCGCCATCGCCGCTTAATGGCAGTGGCAAGCGACCCGATGTGGTTGGTGGCCGAGTCCGTAAGCGTCTATCATCCGAAGAGTTTGTCTTTCCGCGAGGATCGGGCAGTGAGGATCTTGCCATGCCCATGTCCATATTAGTACAAATCGGTGAACTAGAACAAAATAATCATAAttcatcgccatcgccatcggTTGGACGCAGACGCAAAGGTTGCTGTGTCTATCCGGCTGGAAATAGTATACGTCTAGAtgccgctgctgccgccgccgcagcAGGAGCcacttcatcatcatcagcaggaTCTGTTTGCTCTCCCTTGTCCATTAGTAAATTCACCCGCACACGAGTGGCAGCCGGCAATGGCAGTGGCACAGGCAGCGGAAATGCTGGCAAAACTTCCGCATCCGCCAATAATAACGAAAGTAATGTTTGA